The Salifodinibacter halophilus genome includes the window CGCTGGTCTCGCGCGAGCAATTGCGCTCGCTCGAGGGCCGGCAGTATTTCGAACTCAGCGGCCGCGAGATCGGCCTGGTGTCGGCGCGGCAGGTGCTGGAAGGCGGCGACGGCGCCACCGCCGGCGCGCAGCTGCCGGTGGTGGTGATCGGCGGCGCCCACGGCGAGCATCTGTACGGGCTGGCGGTGGACCGCTTCGGCAGCGTGGTCGAACTGGTGGTGCAGGCGCTCGACCCGCGCCTGGGCAAGGTCAAGGACATCGCCGCCGGCGCCCTGCTCGACGACGGCACGCCGGTGCT containing:
- a CDS encoding hybrid sensor histidine kinase/response regulator, which gives rise to LVSREQLRSLEGRQYFELSGREIGLVSARQVLEGGDGATAGAQLPVVVIGGAHGEHLYGLAVDRFGSVVELVVQALDPRLGKVKDIAAGALLDDGTPVL